The genomic interval AGGGATCACCCCATGTCCAACCCAATGTCATGGGCGTACAAAGTAGCATGGCAGGTCTGCCCCCTGGTACAACCGCTGGGCCTAGTATGGGCCAGCAACAGCCTGGCCTCCAGACCCAGATGATGGGCCTCCAGCATCAGGCCCAGCCCGtgtcctcctcccccagccAGATGGTTCAAGGCCAGGGTGGAGGTCAAACTGTTCTCTCAAGGCCCATCAGTCAAGgccagagaggaggaatgacCCCACCCAAGCAGATGATGCCTCAACAAGGCCAGGGGGTGATGCATGGGCAGGGTCAGATGGTTGGAGGCCAAGGGCACCAGGCcatgctcctgcagcagcagcagcagcagcaacagcaacaacaacaacaacaacaacaacaacaacaacaacaaacctccATGATGGAACAAATGGTTGTCAACCAGATGCAAGGCAACAAACAGGCATTTGTAGGCAAGATACCAGCTGGGGTCATGACTGGCCAGATGATGCGTGGCCCTTCTCCAAACGTTCCAGGTAACATGGCTCAGTTCCAGGGCCAAGTTGGCCCACAGCAGATGActccacaacagcagcagcaaatggCTCAACTCCAACAACAGCAgttacaacagcagcaacagcaccagttgcagcagcaacagcttcagcagcagcaacaacaacaccagcagATGAACCAGCAACAAAACCAACAGGTACCTATTCCTGGAAATCCTAATCAAGCTATGGGCATGCATGGGCAACAGATGAGGCTTCCTGCTGGTCACCCTCTTATCCAACAACAgttgcaacagcagcagttacagcaacagaaacagcaacaacaggccatgttacagcagcagcagcagcagcagcagcaacaacagcagcagcagcagcaacaacaacaacaacaacaacaacaggtagTTCAACAACACCCACATCCTTTGGGAGATCCCAGTAGTGGAACAGGGGAATTAGGGGTTCAACAGATGGTCCCTGATATACAgtcacagcagcaacaaggcaTGATGGGGGGCCCTCAGCACATGCAGATGGGAAATGGCCACTTTGCAGGTCATGGCATGAACTTTAACACACAGTTCCAAGGCCAGATGCCAATGGGGGCACCCTGTGGACAGCCAGGTGGCTTTCCCGTGAATAAGGATGTTACACTGACTAGCCCACTGCTGGTCAACCTACTGCAGAGTGACATCTCAGCTAGCCAGTTTGGGCCAGGAGGAAAACAAGGTGCAGGGGGAGGCAATCAAACCAAacccaagaaaaagaaacctgcaCGAAAGAAGAAGCccaaagagggagagggacaacAGCAAGTTGAGGGACTTGGgtaataatttgtatttattgcattttagCTTTATCACTATTACATTAATTCTTTGACACAGCTTcctctatttttttctgtcttttctagTGGTCTTGATGTGACTGCTGGCATGGAGGATCCTGAATTGCCTAATCTGGGTGGTGAACAGAATTTGGGCTTAGACAACTCTGGCCCCAAACTCCCTGATTTTGCCAACAGGCCTGCCGGTAAATGACATAGAATTAATGCATTTTTGCAATTATTTATCACTTTCCTTCACCAATAGTCGTAGCCACTTCTCGATCTTCTTTCCCTTGCAATATGTGTATTTTATGTGTGCCTCTCTATACTTCAGGCTTTCCTGGCCAACCTGGCGAACAGAGGCTATTGCAGCAGGTACCTATGCAGTTtatgcaacagcaacagcagcagcagcagcagcagcagcagcagcagcagcaacaacaacaacaacaacaacaacagcaacagcaacaacaaattCAGCacatgcaacagcagcagatacagcaacagcaaatgcagcaacagcaacaaatgcaacaacaaatacaacaacagcaaatacagcaacagcagcaacaattacagcagcagcagatgcagcaacagcagcagatgcaacagatgcagatgcaggGCCTCCAGAATGCTCAAGGGCAGCAGGGGATGACTGGGACTTCAGGTCAAGGCCAGCCTCAGATGCAccctcatcagctgcagcaacaacaacaacaacaacaacaacaacaacagcagcagcagccaccacAACAGCCGCACCTTCAACAGCaggtattataattattttttattaatgacaaAGGTTGGTATCCACACAATGGATAATGGTCAGTCTATTCATACTCATTCTTGTTCATTttagcaacagcagcagatgatgatgatgctgaagATGCAGCAGGAGCAGGCAAAAAATCGTATGTCTATCCCACCCGGAGGCCAACTCCCTCCTCGGGGCATGGGCAATCCATCTGAAGTGCAACGGCTTCCTGTTTCACAGCAAGGCAACATGCCTGTAATGATCAGTCTTCAAGGAGGTCTACATGGAGGGGTACCACCTTCACCTGACAAAGCCAGAGGAATGCCCCTAATGGTGAACCCACAGGTAAGGTCCTAGTATTTTGCCATATGTAAAcataattttgacattttcatctcaTAATCtgattttacagtttgtattttttctcctttctagCTTGCAGGAACTGCACGAAGAATGTCACATCCTGATGTAAGCCAGGGTACCCAAGGCGCTGGATCTGAAGATGTTTCTGTAGGGGCCAACCCGAAGCAGGACAGGCCTGGTGGCCCAGAAGTTGGGGTGCAGCCTGGAAATGGGACCCAACAGATGATGGCCAATCAGGGCTCCAACTCCCACATGATGAAGCAAGGCCCTGTTCAATCACCAATGCCTCCGCATACTGGAGCCAGTCCTCAGCAACAGTTACCAACACAGCCTCAACAAGGAGGGCCAATGTCTGGCCTTCATTTCCCTAATGTCCCCACAACCTCACAGAGCTCCAGGCCCAAAACCCCCAACAGAGCTAGTCCCAGGCCATACCACCATCCCCTCACTCCAACTAATCGCCCACCCAGTACTGAGCCCTCTGAAATAAACCTTTCACCTGAGAGGCTAAATGCTTCAATTGCAGGGCTGTTTCCTCCCAAAATCAACATTCCTCTGCCGCCCAGGCAGCCTAATCTAAACAGGGGATTTGATCAGCAAGGTCTTAACCCAACAACTCTGAAAGCCATTGGTCAAGCCCCTCCTAGCTTATCTCTATCAGGCAACAACAGCAATGGTACTGCGGGTggaaacaacaataacaacactcAGCAGCCTTTCTCTACTAGCACAGGAGCAGGGGGTGCAAATGCTAAACAGGATAAGCAGCCTGGAGTGCAGGGTAAGAGAGCAAGTCCTAGCAATAGTCGGAGATCAAGTCCAGCCTCTAGTCGCAAGTCAGCCACTCCAAGTCCGGGAAGACAAAAGGGGACAAAAATGGCCATCACATGCCCTCCCCTCCAGCAGCAGTTGGTCAGCCCTCAGGGGCAAACCATGATGTTAAGCCCTACTTCAGTACCCCCAAGTCCAGTATCCATGCCTTCACAAGTAAGTGGAGTCATGGAGGCACAACAGACTCAGAGCCCCTTCCATGGGATTCAAGGTAATCCTGTTGAGGGAGTTAGGGAAAGTCAGGGATTaatcacagcagagcagagacagatgcCTCAGCCTCAACCCCAACCACAGCCTTTGAGGGAGTTATCAGCCCCCAGAATGGCAAGTCCTCGTTTCTCTGTGCCTCAGCAGCCAAAACCTGAAGTGGAACTGCCAGCTGGCACAATCGATAGGCAAACAACACATGTGGCATCTATGCAGGATTCTGAAATCTCACCTCCTGTCAGGGCAGCTCCAACCTCCCTCAACCAGTTACTGGATAACACAGGTATCCCAAACATGCCTCTTCGACCCATACAGAACAATACTGTTCGGGATGTCAAGGGAAAGGACAGTCCCAAGTCTGCTTTGGATCCAGACAGACCAATCCACAGTAATTCCCAAAATACAGATGTGGCAGCCTCTGTTCCTACTACTGCAACTATAAATGAATCAGAAGCTAAACCCAGACCTGCTGTACCAGTCCCAACCAGCAGTCCTAACTTGCAGCCTGCTCCAATTCCCAGCTTGCACCCTAGCACAATTGTGAACTCCAATACTACCCAGAGCCTTAATAAAAACCCCAATCCCAGTCTTGGTGTCAATCCTACGAATGTAAACCCAACAGCTGCTCTTTGTAACACCCTCAGTACTAACACTAATACCACCCCAATTGTAAGCCCCAACCCAGTCACTTCGGGTCAGAGCTGTTCTGCCTCAGCTGTAAGTACCAGTTCTATCTCCAGCTCTGCTCTAAACCCAGCCAGTTCGGCTCTAAAACCAAACCCTAGTCCTAAACCTGTGACAAGTGTTCACTCAGTCATACAGATCCCTGCCTCCTCTAGCAACATTTCACCCAACCAGATCACTGTGTTTGTCAGCTCTAACCCCATCACCTCTGCCTCAACTCCTCAGGCAGCTACGTCTATGGTCTCCACCATGTTGGCTGTCCCTAACAAGAACATTAGACCTCAGGATATCCGGCAGCAGACCCCTGTCCCCCGACCCCCTCAGTTCATCACTACCACCCCAGTATTTATCAACCCTATTTTCCAGATCCCGGGTGCATCT from Scophthalmus maximus strain ysfricsl-2021 chromosome 3, ASM2237912v1, whole genome shotgun sequence carries:
- the ncoa6 gene encoding nuclear receptor coactivator 6 isoform X4; this translates as MAHRHIPPELSPRTEDLEPDTDSDGDSGVGDDAGEDADSCHGSTGTQEEDVNNHGGLEENRGDGEDFTVFVAFQGNMEDEDFTQKLDTILNGIPNVLDMGSDRLKPQHVEPWNSVRVTFNIPRDAAERLRLLAQNNQQQLRDLGILSVQIEGEGAINVAVGPNRGQEVRVNGPIGAPGQIRMEVAFPGVRMANPQMVPPGPGMAGQAMVPGSSGQMHPRLQRPSSQTDVMDPIMPGMPVQQQQQQLQHQQAGPHGSGPMPPQAAHHMQALQGGRPLNPAALQQLQQQHHQQQQQQAQQQAQLSQLGPRPPFNPSGQMTVSPGWNQLPAGVLQSQATQAGPAWRKPPPQAQMVQRPPSLATVQTPSHPPPPYPFGSQQAGQVFNTMGQGQLPQQQQPGMGQFAAPQPKGPQGVPGGVTGQPRPPPPLSTTSGPQGNLAAKSPGSSSSPFQQGSPGTPPMMVQRPTTPQGFPQGVGSPGRAALGQQGNMQQGFMGMPQHGQPGAQVHPGMPKRPMGFPAQNFVQGQVSAGAPGTPGGVVPQQLQSSQTMTHTGAQPSAPTPNSMQGSPHVQPNVMGVQSSMAGLPPGTTAGPSMGQQQPGLQTQMMGLQHQAQPVSSSPSQMVQGQGGGQTVLSRPISQGQRGGMTPPKQMMPQQGQGVMHGQGQMVGGQGHQAMLLQQQQQQQQQQQQQQQQQQQQQTSMMEQMVVNQMQGNKQAFVGKIPAGVMTGQMMRGPSPNVPGNMAQFQGQVGPQQMTPQQQQQMAQLQQQQLQQQQQHQLQQQQLQQQQQQHQQMNQQQNQQVPIPGNPNQAMGMHGQQMRLPAGHPLIQQQLQQQQLQQQKQQQQAMLQQQQQQQQQQQQQQQQQQQQQQQQVVQQHPHPLGDPSSGTGELGVQQMVPDIQSQQQQGMMGGPQHMQMGNGHFAGHGMNFNTQFQGQMPMGAPCGQPGGFPVNKDVTLTSPLLVNLLQSDISASQFGPGGKQGAGGGNQTKPKKKKPARKKKPKEGEGQQQVEGLGGLDVTAGMEDPELPNLGGEQNLGLDNSGPKLPDFANRPAGFPGQPGEQRLLQQVPMQFMQQQQQQQQQQQQQQQQQQQQQQQQQQQQQIQHMQQQQIQQQQMQQQQQMQQQIQQQQIQQQQQQLQQQQMQQQQQMQQMQMQGLQNAQGQQGMTGTSGQGQPQMHPHQLQQQQQQQQQQQQQQQPPQQPHLQQQQQQQMMMMLKMQQEQAKNRMSIPPGGQLPPRGMGNPSEVQRLPVSQQGNMPVMISLQGGLHGGVPPSPDKARGMPLMVNPQLAGTARRMSHPDVSQGTQGAGSEDVSVGANPKQDRPGGPEVGVQPGNGTQQMMANQGSNSHMMKQGPVQSPMPPHTGASPQQQLPTQPQQGGPMSGLHFPNVPTTSQSSRPKTPNRASPRPYHHPLTPTNRPPSTEPSEINLSPERLNASIAGLFPPKINIPLPPRQPNLNRGFDQQGLNPTTLKAIGQAPPSLSLSGNNSNGTAGGNNNNNTQQPFSTSTGAGGANAKQDKQPGVQGKRASPSNSRRSSPASSRKSATPSPGRQKGTKMAITCPPLQQQLVSPQGQTMMLSPTSVPPSPVSMPSQVSGVMEAQQTQSPFHGIQGNPVEGVRESQGLITAEQRQMPQPQPQPQPLRELSAPRMASPRFSVPQQPKPEVELPAGTIDRQTTHVASMQDSEISPPVRAAPTSLNQLLDNTGIPNMPLRPIQNNTVRDVKGKDSPKSALDPDRPIHSNSQNTDVAASVPTTATINESEAKPRPAVPVPTSSPNLQPAPIPSLHPSTIVNSNTTQSLNKNPNPSLGVNPTNVNPTAALCNTLSTNTNTTPIVSPNPVTSGQSCSASAVSTSSISSSALNPASSALKPNPSPKPVTSVHSVIQIPASSSNISPNQITVFVSSNPITSASTPQAATSMVSTMLAVPNKNIRPQDIRQQTPVPRPPQFITTTPVFINPIFQIPGASVAPNTTVVSQSMTMVGPIQVSTTNIQLSSAPSSTQSSGTIMTTTQLARSAVGQVQIANSMSSSAQVGTLTAPQQINIGTPLKTENLDEAGSAQKSSPPVQQPSPHPPPSASSSFQPPLASPPPCSSPGALNSIRKTPMSPSPTTQVKSKPAQATAAVSGSTDSQQNPAERPVLGPTVTVPPQVCHPTASPTIQIEAPTSHPIPAASNGITPPALSSPVPVTGQVAVPTQIVTQAPAQVPGPAQAVTSQAPIASVVGTTTVAASAALLSTVPPVQSPIPSIVPIVAAPGPVQEVPPTTTSPAANPSGVTPIQSDPPAVEPPMLPVAAPHETTPAVPAPIQQDVPQSQEPVASEKTSEEVSTGSEQGWAKKRKTPINLVPRAAVEKPKGPSRRSSRAEKEVEEEPVADSGIRKRSARPGTSAAVKETAASPTQAKRRKSK